A single window of Desulfonatronovibrio hydrogenovorans DSM 9292 DNA harbors:
- a CDS encoding glycosyltransferase family 2 protein: MVRTVLFIIADYAWYDKIFGFFLLMAQVFVLTHGFGYFLNLFRVVNAEQQDSSEERLKSMELTEYPPVAIIVSSYKEPLHVVEDTLISFYNLTYPNKSIYFLDDTRYDLKGWDPEEARLYREQINDLCKRIGVNLFRRRWRGAKAGMINDFLSFLDGNPPEGFEFVTFDQAQQVNPGQEEYIIVFDADQNPFPDFVETLVSRMEANPTVAFIQTPQYYSNFEFNRVARASGLQQAVFYEYICEGKSMQDAMFCCGTNVIFRREALRDVGGFDESSVTEDFATSLKFHVKGWRSAYLNRVSAFGDGPEDLGGYFKQQFRWALGTVGLFRTIIARFLRNPLELPIYKWWEYMLSGTHYFVGWVLMILVISPCLFILFNIPTYFARPELYFVFYVPYIILTFSLFIWSLGQRHYSVSEVINGVLLQAICFPVYMKASFLAVLGYRGTFKTTPKGRSLALPMYALWAQIGLASLCLVAMVWAGMRIYFERELILALSVNAFWCFYHFLILSAAVYFNHPLEESRSDGQSLYQAG; the protein is encoded by the coding sequence ATGGTACGAACTGTACTGTTCATTATTGCTGACTATGCCTGGTATGACAAAATATTTGGTTTTTTTCTGCTTATGGCCCAGGTCTTTGTACTGACCCATGGTTTTGGATACTTTCTGAATCTGTTCAGGGTGGTCAATGCAGAACAGCAAGACAGTTCTGAAGAACGGCTCAAGTCCATGGAGCTGACAGAGTACCCGCCTGTGGCCATAATTGTCTCTTCATACAAGGAGCCGCTCCATGTTGTCGAAGATACCCTGATCAGTTTTTACAACCTTACTTACCCAAACAAGAGCATATATTTTCTGGACGACACCAGATATGATCTTAAAGGCTGGGATCCTGAAGAAGCCAGGCTTTATCGGGAGCAGATCAATGATCTGTGTAAAAGGATAGGCGTCAATCTGTTCCGACGCAGGTGGCGCGGTGCCAAGGCGGGAATGATAAATGACTTTTTAAGCTTTCTTGACGGAAATCCTCCGGAAGGGTTTGAGTTTGTGACCTTTGACCAGGCACAGCAGGTCAATCCCGGTCAGGAAGAGTATATTATTGTCTTTGACGCAGATCAAAATCCGTTTCCTGATTTTGTGGAAACTCTTGTCTCTCGGATGGAGGCCAATCCAACCGTGGCTTTCATCCAGACCCCCCAGTATTACAGTAACTTCGAGTTTAACAGGGTGGCCAGGGCTTCCGGTCTTCAGCAGGCTGTTTTTTACGAGTACATTTGTGAGGGCAAGAGTATGCAGGACGCCATGTTCTGCTGCGGGACAAATGTAATATTCAGACGAGAAGCCCTCAGAGATGTAGGCGGCTTTGACGAATCATCGGTAACTGAGGATTTTGCCACATCCCTGAAATTCCATGTTAAGGGATGGCGTTCTGCGTACTTGAACAGAGTCAGCGCATTTGGAGATGGCCCTGAGGATCTGGGGGGATACTTCAAGCAGCAGTTTCGCTGGGCCTTGGGCACTGTAGGACTTTTCAGGACAATTATTGCCCGTTTCCTGAGAAATCCGCTGGAGCTTCCAATTTATAAATGGTGGGAATACATGCTTTCCGGGACACATTATTTTGTGGGCTGGGTCTTGATGATTCTGGTGATTTCACCCTGTCTGTTTATCCTGTTCAACATTCCCACCTATTTTGCCAGGCCAGAGCTTTATTTCGTGTTTTATGTTCCGTACATTATTTTGACTTTCAGTCTGTTCATCTGGTCTCTGGGACAGAGGCACTACAGTGTCTCTGAAGTGATCAACGGAGTTCTCCTTCAGGCAATCTGTTTTCCAGTTTATATGAAAGCGTCTTTTCTGGCTGTGCTAGGATACAGAGGTACATTTAAAACCACACCCAAAGGCAGAAGCCTGGCTTTGCCCATGTATGCCCTGTGGGCACAGATCGGCCTTGCTTCACTATGTTTAGTGGCCATGGTCTGGGCCGGAATGCGGATTTATTTTGAACGTGAGCTTATACTGGCTTTAAGTGTTAATGCGTTCTGGTGTTTTTACCACTTTCTGATTTTATCAGCAGCCGTATACTTTAATCATCCTCTTGAAGAGAGCCGTTCTGATGGTCAGTCTTTATATCAGGCGGGTTAG
- a CDS encoding DUF3568 family protein: MKPLQQTISIFLITVLCLGLAGCWFAVGGAAGGGTAIYFKGRLQENISRNMHQVHEASLAALQTMEMAVLEQDKKVDSTSIRAQYPDGTNVWINTKYLSTNTTQVRIRVGVLGDEPRSRRIWEEIRRHLP, translated from the coding sequence ATGAAACCATTACAGCAAACGATTTCCATTTTTTTGATTACAGTCCTGTGCCTGGGTCTGGCCGGATGCTGGTTTGCAGTGGGCGGGGCAGCTGGTGGCGGGACTGCAATTTATTTCAAGGGCCGGCTCCAGGAAAATATCAGCCGCAATATGCACCAGGTGCATGAGGCGTCCCTGGCTGCCCTGCAAACCATGGAGATGGCTGTCCTGGAGCAGGATAAAAAAGTTGACTCAACCAGCATCAGGGCCCAGTACCCTGATGGGACCAATGTCTGGATCAACACCAAATATCTTTCTACCAACACCACCCAGGTCAGGATTCGGGTCGGAGTTCTTGGAGACGAACCCAGATCCAGAAGGATATGGGAAGAAATAAGAAGACACCTACCTTAG
- a CDS encoding M48 family metalloprotease, with amino-acid sequence MPNQTRLTQLSHSFSDRFSRRDFLYLAAAASIGLCAGCAVNPVTGRHEILLMSEAQEINVDRQNSPHQISADYGITRDKALNDYVSHVGQSIARNTHRAHMPYSFNTLNAPYVNAYAFPGGTIGITRGILLDLENEAELASLIGHEAGHVSARHTSQRMTRGLLAAVVLSGASVAAGSQVGDLVAGLGGIGAGALLAGYSRNQEREADALGLEYMVKSNYNPEGFVGLMSMLNEMSGKNESSMAVLFSTHPMSSERYRTALNDVETRYAAHKKTNPVFRERYMDNTAGLRKIGSAIKAMQDGDGEMMKDNPGKAMEHYQRSLQTAPDDYAGNLKMAKCHLALKNSRQAHDFALKAKETYPEEPQASHILGMANLQLRNFEQALARFDEYENSLPGNPNTTFFQGFSLEGMGRREQSARKYYAYLQNVSQGEYARHAHTRLQEWGYLQ; translated from the coding sequence ATGCCTAACCAAACCAGATTGACTCAGCTCAGCCATTCCTTTTCAGATCGGTTCAGCCGACGGGACTTTCTGTACCTTGCAGCCGCTGCAAGCATAGGACTGTGCGCAGGTTGCGCAGTTAATCCTGTTACAGGAAGACATGAAATCCTGCTTATGTCAGAAGCTCAGGAAATTAACGTGGACAGGCAGAACTCACCCCACCAGATATCCGCTGACTACGGCATCACCAGGGACAAAGCCCTGAATGACTATGTTTCCCATGTTGGTCAGAGCATTGCCCGGAACACCCATCGCGCCCACATGCCCTACTCCTTTAACACCCTCAATGCCCCTTATGTAAACGCCTATGCTTTTCCAGGCGGAACCATAGGCATTACCAGGGGAATCCTTCTGGATCTGGAAAACGAGGCTGAGCTGGCCTCCCTCATAGGCCATGAAGCCGGGCATGTCTCGGCCCGCCATACCAGCCAGAGGATGACCAGGGGACTTCTGGCTGCAGTGGTTTTAAGCGGTGCATCCGTTGCCGCAGGCTCTCAGGTGGGAGACCTTGTGGCCGGCCTGGGAGGCATTGGCGCAGGAGCTCTGCTGGCCGGATACAGCAGAAATCAGGAACGGGAAGCCGATGCCCTTGGTCTGGAATATATGGTCAAGTCCAACTACAATCCTGAGGGATTTGTCGGGCTCATGAGCATGCTCAATGAAATGTCCGGCAAAAATGAAAGCTCCATGGCTGTACTATTTTCAACTCATCCTATGAGTAGCGAAAGGTATAGGACTGCCCTGAATGATGTTGAAACACGGTATGCTGCACATAAAAAAACAAATCCGGTTTTCAGGGAAAGGTATATGGATAATACTGCCGGCTTGAGAAAAATAGGCTCAGCCATTAAGGCCATGCAGGACGGAGACGGGGAAATGATGAAAGACAATCCCGGGAAAGCCATGGAACATTACCAGAGATCTCTGCAGACTGCGCCTGACGACTATGCCGGAAACCTGAAAATGGCCAAATGCCACTTGGCCTTGAAAAACAGCAGACAAGCCCATGACTTCGCTTTAAAGGCAAAAGAAACTTATCCGGAAGAGCCTCAGGCATCACATATCCTCGGTATGGCCAATTTGCAGTTGAGGAACTTTGAACAGGCCCTGGCCAGGTTCGACGAATATGAAAATTCCCTGCCAGGCAATCCCAACACCACATTTTTCCAGGGCTTTTCTCTGGAAGGCATGGGCCGCAGGGAACAGTCCGCCCGAAAATATTATGCCTACCTGCAAAACGTCTCCCAGGGTGAGTATGCAAGGCACGCCCACACCAGACTGCAGGAGTGGGGATACCTGCAGTAA
- a CDS encoding glycoside hydrolase family 26 protein, translating into MVSLYIRRVRILSVFLMIFFLLPGCRDGQIDQKGQVLFGLALEGLPTSASFFHELEMDMGLPVTFINFFLQWPEDPKQINFPAQTFKDVHDFGAVPVLTWEPMYYEGMTEHMIPADEILRGRYDGYIEYFAGRIKDMGKPVIVRFAHEMNLSRYHWGGTIEEYGPESPKRYAKLFRHVVEVFRQQGAENALFAFCPNNESVPSPKYDAHAYWNTAQNYYPGDDYVDILGMDGYNWGTTRTIDEHGWSSRWLSFAEIFQDIFLELRQINPGKPLYVFETASVRQGGDWQAWVWEAFATAGQWELDGIIWFHADKEEDWRFTGFADSEYYPAILEIIGTGSLGDNQIQQANAN; encoded by the coding sequence ATGGTCAGTCTTTATATCAGGCGGGTTAGAATCCTTTCAGTGTTCCTGATGATTTTCTTTCTGCTTCCCGGGTGCAGGGATGGTCAGATTGATCAGAAGGGTCAAGTGTTGTTTGGTCTGGCTTTGGAAGGTTTGCCCACATCAGCTTCTTTTTTTCATGAACTAGAAATGGACATGGGGCTGCCAGTGACTTTCATCAATTTCTTCCTGCAGTGGCCTGAGGATCCAAAACAAATCAATTTTCCTGCCCAGACGTTTAAGGATGTGCATGATTTCGGTGCAGTTCCTGTGCTTACCTGGGAGCCCATGTACTATGAGGGTATGACAGAGCACATGATACCGGCTGATGAAATTCTCAGGGGCAGGTATGACGGGTACATCGAGTACTTTGCTGGCAGGATCAAAGACATGGGTAAACCTGTAATCGTTCGATTCGCTCATGAGATGAATCTGTCCAGATATCATTGGGGTGGAACCATTGAAGAATATGGGCCAGAAAGTCCCAAGAGGTATGCAAAGCTCTTCAGACATGTGGTAGAGGTTTTCAGACAACAGGGTGCTGAGAATGCCTTATTTGCCTTTTGCCCCAATAATGAATCTGTACCAAGTCCTAAATACGATGCGCATGCATATTGGAACACAGCCCAGAACTATTACCCAGGTGACGACTATGTGGATATACTGGGTATGGATGGTTATAACTGGGGCACGACCAGGACAATTGATGAACATGGCTGGAGCAGCAGATGGCTTTCCTTTGCTGAGATCTTTCAGGATATTTTTCTGGAATTAAGACAAATCAACCCAGGCAAGCCATTGTATGTCTTTGAAACCGCATCAGTACGCCAGGGCGGAGACTGGCAGGCCTGGGTCTGGGAAGCCTTTGCGACTGCAGGCCAGTGGGAGCTTGACGGGATCATCTGGTTTCATGCTGACAAGGAAGAGGATTGGAGATTTACCGGATTTGCTGATTCCGAGTATTATCCTGCAATTCTTGAGATCATTGGCACAGGCAGTCTAGGCGACAACCAGATCCAACAAGCCAATGCAAACTAA
- a CDS encoding lysophospholipid acyltransferase family protein, with amino-acid sequence MRVVFKILASLYLVVIFFIVSMLTLIFYPKGEKRYARITKNTALFSPILLWIMGVKFRVRDFSQGDGLAGSGLLVANHVSYVDVFVLAAVRPMLFISSVELSRKFFVGHVSKLGGTVFVERRSYSFLRKEIGKVADIIKLGFLIALFPEARTSDGTGVLQFRPALFEAAVKSGADVIPVCLNYLKINGQSLSRENKDQVFFHGGVKFLPHIIRLFNNHDIEVEVSIFNRLPAKSGNRKELVRQSYQMIRDCYSQSMKMLERD; translated from the coding sequence ATGAGAGTCGTGTTCAAAATTCTAGCCTCGCTTTATCTGGTAGTGATCTTTTTCATTGTTTCTATGCTGACCCTGATTTTTTATCCAAAAGGTGAAAAGAGATATGCCCGCATAACCAAAAACACGGCACTGTTCAGCCCGATCCTGCTCTGGATTATGGGAGTCAAGTTCAGAGTCAGGGATTTTTCCCAGGGGGATGGGCTTGCAGGTAGTGGCCTTCTGGTGGCCAACCATGTTTCGTATGTTGATGTCTTTGTGCTGGCTGCAGTTAGACCCATGCTTTTTATTTCCTCAGTTGAACTCTCCCGGAAGTTTTTTGTTGGCCATGTATCCAAGCTGGGAGGGACAGTTTTTGTTGAAAGGCGGAGTTATTCTTTTCTGAGGAAGGAGATTGGCAAGGTAGCTGACATTATTAAACTTGGTTTTTTGATCGCCTTGTTCCCTGAGGCCCGGACCTCGGACGGAACTGGAGTGCTGCAGTTCAGGCCGGCCCTTTTTGAGGCGGCTGTAAAGTCCGGGGCAGACGTGATTCCGGTCTGCCTGAATTACCTGAAGATCAACGGACAATCCTTGAGCCGGGAAAACAAGGATCAGGTATTTTTCCACGGCGGGGTCAAATTCCTGCCTCATATTATCAGATTGTTCAATAATCATGATATTGAAGTGGAGGTCAGTATTTTTAATAGACTCCCAGCTAAATCAGGCAACAGAAAAGAGCTGGTACGTCAGTCCTATCAGATGATCAGGGACTGTTACAGCCAGAGCATGAAGATGCTGGAACGTGACTGA
- a CDS encoding DedA family protein, with amino-acid sequence MNVFVLGFLLSMVTAPEFVVFVMFETVSASYVSAIFTILVISLGGTLGSTAIYLGARMVGARRCKELIKRHGKKILLKTSDLDDIDYYYERWGGPIVFFGRWLPTFRSLVSIPAGLSRMSAWRFITLTFSGTLAWNTMLCLMVLGLRSYLDYLELGLEGYTWLTVAALLLLGAYLAVRRISERMVRDVQEKEDRNS; translated from the coding sequence ATGAATGTTTTTGTACTGGGATTTTTACTCAGCATGGTGACAGCCCCGGAATTCGTGGTTTTTGTCATGTTTGAAACCGTGAGTGCTTCGTACGTCTCAGCTATATTCACGATCCTGGTCATCAGCCTGGGAGGGACCCTGGGATCTACAGCCATTTATCTTGGAGCCAGGATGGTTGGAGCCAGGCGCTGTAAGGAATTAATAAAGCGCCACGGTAAGAAAATCCTTTTAAAGACTTCGGATCTGGACGATATTGATTATTATTACGAAAGATGGGGCGGTCCGATTGTTTTTTTTGGCAGGTGGCTGCCAACCTTCAGAAGCCTTGTTTCAATCCCGGCCGGATTGTCCCGTATGTCTGCCTGGCGCTTTATCACCCTGACCTTCAGCGGAACCCTGGCCTGGAATACCATGCTCTGTTTGATGGTTCTGGGACTGAGGTCCTATCTTGATTATCTTGAATTGGGTCTGGAAGGTTATACTTGGCTTACTGTGGCAGCACTTCTGCTTTTGGGAGCATACCTTGCTGTCAGGAGGATCAGTGAGCGGATGGTCAGGGACGTACAGGAAAAGGAGGACCGGAACAGTTAG